A single region of the Pieris rapae chromosome 19, ilPieRapa1.1, whole genome shotgun sequence genome encodes:
- the LOC123690025 gene encoding uncharacterized protein LOC123690025: protein MEDQFQLLFDKMKNEILNQTIELKDSITNNIMERLDEKLQPIITENRNLKIKVENLEKEVESLKRGKKQNNLIMFGVNEGERSTQELIQNTIHIFKTDLDIQLQEHEINKIYRLGKGKSSGKPRPILISFTSEWKKNEVMGKKKNFKNVYVTEDYTKEVIEKRKTLQAQLKEEREKGNIAYLKFDKLVVKGKNTNINKEKRKRETSSSPQNNAQPRKQQTLMPPINNRPNAFDVMRIRANSLSSLPAKTTTNKE, encoded by the coding sequence ATGGAGGATCAGTTTCAactattgtttgataaaatgaagaatgaaatcttgaaccaaacaatagaattgaaagattcgataacaaataatataatggagagaTTAGACGAAAAACTTCAACctattataacagaaaatagaaacttaaaaataaaagtagaaaatctcGAAAAGGAAgtagaaagtttaaaaagaggaaagaagcaaaacaatttgataatgtttggaGTAAATGAAGGCGAAAGGTCTACAcaagaattaatacaaaatacaatacatattttcaaaactgaccttgacatacaattacaagaacatgagataaacaaaatatatcgtcTAGGAAAGGGAAAGTCTTCTGGAAAACCAAGACCAATTCTGATTTCCTTTACGAGCGAATGGAAGAAGAATGAAGTTAtgggaaagaagaaaaacttcaaaaatgtatatgttacagaAGACTACACAAAGGAAGTAATAGAGAAAAGGAAAACGTTGCAGGCGCAGCTAAAAGAGGAGAGAGAAAAGGGAAATATCGCGTACctgaaatttgacaaactagtagtaaaaggaaaaaatactaacataaataaggaAAAGCGCAAAAGAGAAACATCATCATCCCCACAAAACAATGCTCAACCAAGGAAACAACAAACTCTAATGCCGCCGATTAACAATAGACCAAATGCTTTCGACGTAATGAGGATTAGAGCTAATTCTCTCTCGTCTCTTCCCGCTAAGACAACAACTAacaaagaataa